In Deinococcus aerophilus, a single window of DNA contains:
- a CDS encoding TetR/AcrR family transcriptional regulator codes for MDSSSLRERQKERRRARIYNVAIDLFKRGGFQTTTATDIARASNVSRGTFFNYYPYKEAVLLDYGSEVMDRLRDQAETRLAEGTPPLTVLYEIWDALAEENARERDLFPPLAYEVMNPNPERARTAYQALPLSKVIELILRPLHQTGQMRTDLSLQRISNLIADTYLMVALRWSAYGTDRPLQEEMRLALNLLLEGAVRRDLLRP; via the coding sequence ATGGATTCCTCCTCGCTGCGCGAACGTCAGAAGGAGCGCCGACGCGCCCGCATCTACAACGTCGCCATCGACCTGTTCAAGCGGGGCGGGTTCCAGACGACCACGGCCACCGACATCGCGCGTGCGAGCAACGTCTCGCGCGGCACCTTCTTCAACTACTACCCGTACAAGGAAGCGGTGCTGCTGGACTACGGCAGCGAGGTGATGGACCGCCTGCGCGATCAGGCCGAGACGCGCCTGGCCGAGGGCACGCCGCCGCTGACGGTGCTGTACGAGATCTGGGACGCGCTGGCCGAAGAGAACGCCCGCGAGCGTGACCTGTTTCCGCCGCTGGCCTACGAGGTGATGAATCCCAACCCCGAGCGCGCCCGCACCGCGTACCAGGCGCTGCCGCTGAGCAAGGTGATCGAGCTGATCCTGAGGCCACTGCACCAGACCGGGCAGATGCGCACCGACCTCAGCCTGCAGCGCATCAGCAACCTGATCGCCGACACCTATCTGATGGTCGCGCTGCGCTGGAGCGCCTACGGCACCGACCGCCCCCTGCAGGAGGAGATGCGTCTGGCGCTGAACCTGCTGCTGGAAGGTGCGGTGCGGCGCGACCTGCTGCGGCCCTGA